From the Deltaproteobacteria bacterium genome, one window contains:
- a CDS encoding P-II family nitrogen regulator — translation MKLVIAYIRPESLNAVKQELYSKKIYNMSVTNVLGSGRQKGFTETYRGVVLEVNLLKKVRLEIGVNDDFVEPAVEAISAGARTGKEGDGVIFVLECAAAIRIRTQETGPAAMG, via the coding sequence ATGAAACTCGTCATCGCCTATATCCGCCCGGAGAGCCTCAACGCCGTCAAGCAGGAGCTCTACAGCAAAAAGATCTACAACATGTCCGTGACCAACGTCCTGGGCAGCGGCCGCCAGAAAGGCTTCACCGAAACCTATCGCGGCGTGGTCCTAGAAGTGAATCTGCTCAAGAAAGTACGTCTGGAAATCGGGGTCAACGACGATTTTGTCGAACCGGCCGTGGAGGCCATCAGCGCCGGCGCGCGGACCGGCAAGGAAGGAGACGGCGTGATCTTTGTCCTGGAATGCGCGGCCGCCATCCGCATCCGCACCCAGGAAACCGGCCCGGCCGCCATGGGTTGA
- a CDS encoding radical SAM/SPASM family putative metalloenzyme maturase — MNTVPLKLYVELATRCNLGCAMCVKQSRGWNCDDALMDVSVFEALAPVFPRLEILNLNGVGESLLHPELPALIAHARARVPDTCTVGFQSNGMLLTQDLAERMMAAGLDRICFSVDSPDPRELNRLRAGAELGQVGHAFELMRDAARRPGSRALELGAETVVGARNFESLPETVAWCAGRGASFVIVSNILPYHPAHARQTLYTPVSWRCLDFCRQWERQLVAEGLNLHRIYDSFYAVFRTPEQQRQVEIFLAMIEEARRRDLQFSLPNVLRVDLERMERVREVFALAEDEARRRGVRLELPSRAAREPRQCPFVETPSLFVACDGTLAPCYYLWHDYSHWLLGAEIRVRQFAFGRVPVDDPLAVWNSDAFVRFRTEARSEEYARCADCSVAPCDYVQGYPHAFERDCYGRVVPCGSCPWSGGGFACLQ, encoded by the coding sequence ATGAACACCGTTCCTCTCAAGCTGTATGTGGAATTGGCCACCCGGTGCAATCTGGGGTGCGCCATGTGCGTCAAGCAGTCCCGGGGTTGGAACTGCGACGACGCCCTGATGGACGTCTCGGTTTTCGAGGCCCTGGCGCCGGTTTTTCCCCGTCTGGAAATCCTCAATCTCAACGGCGTCGGGGAATCCCTGCTGCACCCGGAGCTGCCGGCCCTGATCGCCCATGCCCGGGCCAGGGTGCCGGATACATGCACCGTTGGTTTTCAGTCCAACGGGATGCTGCTTACCCAGGATTTGGCCGAAAGGATGATGGCCGCTGGCTTGGATCGGATCTGCTTTTCCGTGGATTCGCCGGACCCGCGCGAATTGAACCGGCTGCGGGCCGGCGCCGAGCTGGGTCAGGTGGGGCATGCCTTCGAACTGATGCGTGATGCCGCCCGTCGTCCGGGCTCCAGGGCCCTGGAACTTGGCGCCGAAACCGTGGTCGGCGCGCGGAATTTCGAAAGCCTCCCCGAGACCGTGGCCTGGTGCGCCGGGCGCGGAGCCAGTTTCGTGATTGTTTCCAATATACTGCCCTACCATCCGGCGCATGCGCGACAGACCCTCTACACGCCGGTTTCCTGGCGGTGCTTGGATTTTTGTCGGCAATGGGAACGGCAGCTCGTGGCCGAGGGGCTGAATCTGCACCGTATTTACGACTCGTTTTACGCCGTGTTCCGGACTCCCGAGCAGCAACGCCAGGTCGAGATTTTCCTGGCCATGATCGAGGAGGCGCGGCGGCGGGATTTGCAATTCAGCCTGCCCAATGTCCTGCGCGTCGATCTGGAGCGCATGGAGCGGGTGCGCGAGGTTTTTGCCCTGGCCGAGGATGAGGCCCGGCGGCGGGGCGTCCGGCTGGAGCTGCCCAGCCGAGCGGCCAGGGAGCCCCGGCAGTGCCCCTTCGTGGAGACGCCAAGCCTGTTCGTCGCTTGTGACGGCACCCTGGCTCCCTGTTATTACCTTTGGCACGACTACTCCCATTGGCTGCTCGGGGCCGAGATCCGCGTTCGGCAGTTCGCTTTTGGCCGGGTTCCGGTCGACGATCCCCTGGCGGTCTGGAATTCGGACGCCTTTGTCCGTTTTCGGACCGAGGCCAGAAGCGAGGAATACGCCCGGTGCGCGGACTGCAGCGTGGCCCCCTGCGACTACGTCCAGGGCTATCCCCATGCCTTCGAGAGGGATTGCTATGGCCGGGTCGTGCCCTGCGGCTCGTGCCCCTGGTCCGGCGGCGGTTTCGCCTGCCTGCAATAA